A segment of the Anopheles merus strain MAF unplaced genomic scaffold, AmerM5.1 LNR4000751, whole genome shotgun sequence genome:
GGGTGACGGAGACGTTCACGGGGATGAAGGTGTTGGCCCTGCTGGTCATAACCGGTGCCGGTGCGTGGCATCTGATGAGTGGCAACACGGAGCTGCTCGAGGCCCCGTTCGCCAACTCCAAGATACAGCCCGGCTTCATTGCGGTCGCTTTCTACAACGGGCTGTTTTCGTACTCGGGCTGGAATTATCTCAACTTTGTCACGGAGGAGCTGAAAGATCCCTACCGGTATGTTCCCTTATTGCCTCTGCTGATTGTTATCGAAGCGTCACACCTGCATGTGCTGCATTGTTTCCCCCTCTTCTTCTCATTACAGCAACTTACCCCGCGCCATCTGCATCAGCATGCCGGTCGTCACTGTCATCTATGTCATCACGAACATCGCCTACTTTGCGGTGCTACCGCCGGACGAGATGCTTTCCTCGCAGGCCGTCGCGGTAAGGATTGCTGCAGTTTGCGTGGCACCGCCGAGAGATTGCACTTAAGATATGAACCATCCCAATTTTTAGGTTACATTTGCGGAGAAAATGCTCAGCTTCATGGCCTGGACGATGCCACTGTTCGTGGCGTGCTCTACCTTCGGCTCGCTGAACGGTGCCATCTTTGCCTCGTCGCGACTGTTCTTTGTGGGCGCCCGAAACGGACATCTGCCGGCGGCACTTTCACTGATCAACATTAACTGTCTGACACCGATACCTTCATTGCTGTTCTTGGTAAGCCATCTGAGAGTGTTGCGCTTCTACAGGGCAGTTTTTTGAattcatttcttcttcttcatttcagTGTGCCCTTACGCTTCTGCTGCTGTTCATTCGCGATGTGTTTGCGATCATCAACTACGTCAGCTACGTGGAGATCTTGTTCATCTTCATTTCCGTTGCCGGTCTGTTACGGTTACGGCAGAAGGCTCCCGATGCACACCGACCCATCAAGGTAATGGGAAGATCTTTTACATGGCGTTCTAAACTTCCGAGTTAACATGACCCACACTCTCGCTTTTCGTCGTCACATACAGGTGTCCCTGATCGTTCCGATCGTGTTCTTACTGACGGCTGGATTTTTGGTCATCTTCTCGGTGTTTGAGTCGCCGATGGAGGTCGGCATCGGTACGCTCGTCATACTGCTGGGCATTCCCGTGTACTACGTCACGATCGGGAAACCGTGGCGCTGGCTGACCCAAAAGTCGCAATCGTTCAATCGATTCTGCTCCAAACTGTTCCTATGCATGCCGAACAGCGAAAAGCTCGACTAGGATCTGATGGCCTAGGCGCATCCGCAAACAAAGCCACCCGTGTATCAAGCTCAAACATTAATCTCAACGAAGGACAGTCCGATGCCCGGTCGAATAGCGCCCTCTTGCTCACATATCATCTGTACTGTGTATATAGAGACTATACTTTGCATGGATAgttacagcaacaacaaacaaacaaaaaacattaaaatgatatgctacaacagcaacaacatcattgaaaaaaaaactaaaaacataaCCCATAATCAACGTAATTGCCTTCTCTCAAGCGCTctttccactgttttgtcGTGTCGAATCGATTTCTTAGGTGTAAGACATTAATCTAATGAGTGAAGAAACTGATACAGCAACACGGAAGCTCAACGTTGGCCTATTGCAATTGGCGTGTGTGATCGTTTCACTTTGAAGCTACAATACGACGGAGGATTTCAAGTTTAGAGCGCTTTTCGCACGACGCCTTAACTGTAGTATGCATGAAATAGAAATTACAATAGTCAATTTACAGTTTGTACAGGTTAGATAGGCAGGGAGCAATTTATAAGATTGTAGAGCTAAAAGAGAACGAATTACGAAGATTAGTTAAGTCATATTTATCTGCTCTTATAATCTGCCTTCAAAATCGAACGCTTCTGATAATGGCTGGTCGAATGCAACGGTTAACAGCGAAAAGTTTGATTGCTCCAAAGTCCCCTTGAGGGATTGCTTCCAGCGACGGGATTTTCCGGAGTTGTTGTGCTCAAATAATATTCCATGATATGCTGCTCAATGAATATCTACACTGATTTACACACAAACCTAaactcttacacacacacagacacagacacagacacagcaaGACATAACAGAACGAACCAAGACTGTTATTCGACTACATTTGAATAAGGGATTTTatacaataaatatatttCGATTTGTAAGATGTTTGTAATTTACACGccaataattaataaaatgaagAATGAAAAGATCACCTgattaaatctttttttttgtttgtttcaaacaTAAAACTCGATTGCAATCGATCGAAAAAGATGAAATTATCACAAAAAGAGGAATGTCACACATTAGGCCCGGTACAAACGTCCTTCACAACGCTGTCGATTGCTATGCATCGCCGTTCATGGAAATGTTGTCATAAACGCTAAAAAAGCTCACAATTTTCCTTCGCCTCGTAAGTCGCGCACGGTTAGTGGATAGGAGAACGTTACACGAACCTTTTACCATCAAAGAAAGCTTATCAGCCGGCTCCAGCGTGTATGTATCTCTTTCGAGGAACACTCTCCGACCCATACCTTCCTCATGCACTGCAATAATCACATCTTGACTCTCGTCGGAAAGGAGCTTCACGTAGGGATCGTCACACTTGCTACAATACGCATAATCGCCTGCACTTTGCACACCGGCCGTACAGCAGTTGAGTTCCCATTTGGTAGCACCGGTCAGCACCTCACAACGCGGACAGTGTGCTTCGAATGCGCTCGGTTCAACGATCCACGTGTGCTCGTACTGGATCATCTTGGAGATGGTGTAGAGTTTACGCATCATTCTTACCACGGGTTGGTGCTTGGTGAACGGGTCGCGTGCTACTGTTCAATTGAGGCATAGCTTGTAGGGCCTAGCGATGAAAGGGGCAATAGGACCTGCAGCTGATAAGATTGCAACACTACCTTAGGGAATGCGTTACTTGAGCAAGTCTTGGTGGAGTAATCTTATCAGATATTTAATCTCAGATACAGGGAAATACGCTCCAAGTTAAGCCAGGAAGTTGACTATAAATTTCGGTTGTAGTAACCCTACTCATAAGGAGTAACTACATCAATCCCTCACTTCAAGGGGTTTGGGATTTGGAAAAAATAGttattttgtttgtgcttAGAGCCTTCTTTAGAGTCTCCACTGGGTCGTACGAAGTTTTCAATGCGTAAGACGCCCTATAGTAAGAGTAAAGCAAAGgacgaggaaaacaaaacaaatgtctGATATCAAGCCCATTGAACGGGTCGGCTCCCCATCCAGTTCCAGGCGACTGCGATTCTGAATCCGACTTCAATCAGctccgacttcggacgactccggtctCGAGTTTAGGCGACTTTAACTCCGGGCGACTACGTCTCTGGCGTAACTGACGTAGCGTAGTGACTAGTGACATCAGTACCCATGAaaatgatcgtttttttttcaccttttttaaCGATTTCCAAAGCAAAGCCTGCCGGTACTATTCTCTTCTAGATGTAAAAGCAAAGAGTTGTATACACAGCGTATATAACAGTGCTCTCCAACCTTTTTTGGGATCATGAACCATTTGGCTTTGAAAATGCATTTTCCGTGGCCCACATATATTGAGAGATTACAGTTTGTAGTCTTATTTCAAAGTTTTATGATCAAAAATATTCCTAAATCTTATTCTAGACATGATCTTCATTGTGGGAAAAACTGCACAATATGGATAAGCTTTTACGCTTTTATATATAACCAAATCAATTGTTTCGCGAACTACCTCTGTTAACGCCACGGACCAATGGATGGAGATCACTGGTCTAGAGAATGCTCAGctttaaatttatgttttattataattGATCATTACAGTGTTTCTCTAGCCAACATTTCATTCTCAACATTTTCAACTGAATATCGTGCGTATACCGAGCAACCAATGACAGAGCATTCGAGTTTCCAGTTttattgttgaaatgtattttacggGATTGAATTGTTCGTTtccgatgttgagctggctagagaaaccctgtatactaattttaaaaattattcaacTTTTAACACCCGTGTCCTCGTTTGCAAGCGCAGTCATAGTTCATCACCGGTCTCCAAACGTTTCCTCGCTCAGCAACTCCATTCCTCTTTACGTTCCTTATCGTCTCCTCTCGTCTCTGTGACCGACCTCTCATTTTAATACTTTAATGTCGGTAGACTTTTGGTCAGAACGATCCGTTTTTTACATTGAACATTGCTACATTGAATCAACTCAACTA
Coding sequences within it:
- the LOC121602989 gene encoding Y+L amino acid transporter 2-like → MAKVGDVDNRPVQQGFRRESDEGKAVAGTSESPDAGGGGGIEMKKELGLMDGVAIIVGVIVGAGIFVSPKGVLLYSGSIGVAIIVWILSGVLSMVGALCYAELGTMIPKSGGDYAYIGEAFGPLPAFLYLWVALLILVPAGNAITAITFAQYLLQPLWPTCEPPYESVRLLAAVITCLLTAINCRNVKWVARVTETFTGMKVLALLVITGAGAWHLMSGNTELLEAPFANSKIQPGFIAVAFYNGLFSYSGWNYLNFVTEELKDPYRNLPRAICISMPVVTVIYVITNIAYFAVLPPDEMLSSQAVAVTFAEKMLSFMAWTMPLFVACSTFGSLNGAIFASSRLFFVGARNGHLPAALSLININCLTPIPSLLFLCALTLLLLFIRDVFAIINYVSYVEILFIFISVAGLLRLRQKAPDAHRPIKVSLIVPIVFLLTAGFLVIFSVFESPMEVGIGTLVILLGIPVYYVTIGKPWRWLTQKSQSFNRFCSKLFLCMPNSEKLD